The genomic DNA TCGTCTTTTTTGAAATTGGCCACGCGTTTTTGCAATTGATCCAGAATGTCCTTTTCGGTGTATCTGTAGTCGATGCGCACGCGGTGCATCCAATCCTTTTGCCACAGGAGGGCCTTTCGAACGGAATCGGGCAGGGATGTGCCCTGTTTCCGAAGGGTTTTGTCGATCAGTTTTTCGGCCTTTTTGAATTTTCCTTCTTTTTCCAAAAGCTGAATGCGTTCCATTGGGTTTTTAGGCGCACAGGATGTAAGCAGTGCCGCTGTGAACAGGAAAAGTATCCCCAAAATTCTCATGTCAATCGGAAAGCCTTTCATGGATTGTTTCTCCCTTTTGGTGCCGCATGATTTATGCATAAAAGCGGTGCGTTTGAGTGCTGCAAGCCGGTTTTCTGCAGCGTATCAGGCATGTGTAACAAAATTACGATTTTTTGGGGGAAATCGCAACAAGAAATTTACTTTTGTGAAGTGATAAAGAAGGTTGCTCTAAAAAATGCGTGCCCGTTTGGTACGCGAATTTTCACTAATTGGATTTATGGCCGCGAATGCGCGAATGAAAGATAAGAAAAATCCTTTCCTTCCTTCTCCCTGAAATAAGGAAGAAGGAGTCAGGGGGTGGGTTCAAAAGGCCGGGCTGCATCCAAAAGAAATGATCTTCCCCACAAAAATTCCAGGGGGAGCAAAAATAAATTATGCAGAAATAAAAATCATTCTCATTAAAAATCTCTTGACATCGCCCTCGGATCATCCTATATTTAAAATACGACAAATTAAGTCCGGTTTGTCGGTTTCGGAGTGGCGTCTATTTAATGCAAGAGGAGAAAAACATGTCGAAATCTGAAAACCTGTTGGAAATTCGGGATCTTCACGTATCCATTGAAAATAAAGAGATATTAAAGGGCCTCAATTTGACCATTCGCCGGGGAGAAATCCACGCGCTCATGGGGCCGAATGGAACAGGGAAAAGCACCCTGGCCAATACGTTAATGGGCCATCCGGCGTACACAATTACGCAGGGTGAAATCCTTTTCAAGGGGAAGACTATTCAGGAGATGTCTCCTGATGAACGGGCGCGGTACGGCCTTTTTCTGGCATTCCAGTATCCGAGTGCCATTCCCGGTGTCACGCTTTCGAATTTTTTGCGGTTGGCGGTGAATTCTGTTCACGGGGAAGAACTGAATGTGCTTGAATTTCACAAGCGGCTGAATCAAAAAATGAAATTACTGGAAATGGACCCTGCGTTTGCCAAACGGTATCTTAACGACGGGTTTTCCGGAGGAGAAAAAAAACGCAGTGAAATTCTCCAACTGGCCATGCTGGAGCCGGAAATGGTTGTCCTGGACGAAACGGATTCCGGTCTGGATATCGATGCCCTGCGCATTGTCTCTTCCGGTGTCAATAAAGTTATGACCGATCGAATGGGTCTTCTGATTATTACCCATTACGTGCGGATTTTGCAGTACATTCATCCGCAATTTGTGCATATTCTGTACGACGGAAGAATTGTGGAGTCCGGTGATTATTCCCTGGCTGAAAAACTGGAATCCCAGGGGTACGACTTTATTAAAGATCAAAGAAGCCAGCAGATTTTGCAGGAGGCCTGAGAATGACTCGTCACGATGTTACAAAAATCGGCTCTGATCGTCATAAATACGATTTTAAGAATCCCGAGAATTATTTTTTTAAGGCTCCGAAAGGGCTCAGCCGAGAGGTTGTCGAGCTTATTTCGGAAATGAAGGGCGAACCAAGCTGGATGCGCGACATTCGGTTGAAGGCATTGGACACCTACACCCAAATGCCCATTCCCACCTGGGGGGGTGATCTCTCGGAAATTAATTTTGACGACATTTATTATTACATAAAACCGGCTGAAAAACAGGGGCGAAGCTGGGACGATATTCCGCGCGACATCAAAGAGACCTTTGACAAATTGGGTATTCCGGAGGCCGAACAGAAGTATTTGGGCGGTGTAGGGGCGCAATACGAATCGGAGGCCATTTACCACAGCCTGAAAGAAAGTTTGCAAAAACAGGGCGTTATTTTTCTGGATATGGATTCCGGGCTGAAGGCCTATCCCGATCTGGTACGGGAGTATTTCGGAACGGTGGTGCCGGCCGGTGACAACAAATTTGCGGCCATGAACACCGCTGCCTGGAGCGGCGGCAGTTTTCTGTACATTCCGGAAGGCGTACACGTGGACATTCCCCTGCAGGCCTATTTCCGAATCAATGCCAAAAACATGGGGCAGTTTGAGCGGTCGCTCATTATTGCCGATGCCGGCAGCAGCGTGCATTACATCGAGGGCTGCACGGCGCCCATTTATTCCGAGGATTCGCTTCACTCCGGCGTGATTGAAATTATCGTTAAAAAGGGAGCGCGGGTGCGCTACACAACGGTTCAGAACTGGGCACCGAATATTTACAACCTGGTCACGCAGCGGGCGGTTGTTCATGAAGATGCCACAATGGAGTGGGTGGATGGCAATATCGGGAGTAAATTGACCATGAAATATCCGGCGGTTATTCTCAAAGGCCGCGGTGCCCGTGGCGAAATCCTTTCGATGGCGTACGCCGGGAAGGGACAG from Calditrichota bacterium includes the following:
- the sufC gene encoding Fe-S cluster assembly ATPase SufC — protein: MSKSENLLEIRDLHVSIENKEILKGLNLTIRRGEIHALMGPNGTGKSTLANTLMGHPAYTITQGEILFKGKTIQEMSPDERARYGLFLAFQYPSAIPGVTLSNFLRLAVNSVHGEELNVLEFHKRLNQKMKLLEMDPAFAKRYLNDGFSGGEKKRSEILQLAMLEPEMVVLDETDSGLDIDALRIVSSGVNKVMTDRMGLLIITHYVRILQYIHPQFVHILYDGRIVESGDYSLAEKLESQGYDFIKDQRSQQILQEA
- the sufB gene encoding Fe-S cluster assembly protein SufB; translated protein: MTRHDVTKIGSDRHKYDFKNPENYFFKAPKGLSREVVELISEMKGEPSWMRDIRLKALDTYTQMPIPTWGGDLSEINFDDIYYYIKPAEKQGRSWDDIPRDIKETFDKLGIPEAEQKYLGGVGAQYESEAIYHSLKESLQKQGVIFLDMDSGLKAYPDLVREYFGTVVPAGDNKFAAMNTAAWSGGSFLYIPEGVHVDIPLQAYFRINAKNMGQFERSLIIADAGSSVHYIEGCTAPIYSEDSLHSGVIEIIVKKGARVRYTTVQNWAPNIYNLVTQRAVVHEDATMEWVDGNIGSKLTMKYPAVILKGRGARGEILSMAYAGKGQHQDAGAKAIHLAPDTSSTIVSKSISSNGGRASYRGLVKVSQHAENVKSNVRCDALILDERSRSDTYPYMDINNPTAVIGHEATVSKIGEEQLFYLQSRGLEETEAMALIVRGFVEPIVKELPMEYAVELNRLIEIQMEGSVG